A single window of Nicotiana tomentosiformis chromosome 1, ASM39032v3, whole genome shotgun sequence DNA harbors:
- the LOC104092177 gene encoding flavanone 3-dioxygenase 3-like, which yields MVGKMRDSSASPNGSFTSAMTLNEERITYVPRRYILPPSLRPERTLCDTCLPVVDLSFLQHPLLRPQIIQQVHLACKELGFFQVVNHGIPLSVMKDAIDAASEFFDLPTEEKKHLLSSNVHEPIRYGTSLNHVKDKVHFWRDFLKHYANPISTWIDLWPSNPTCYKEKMGNYTKAAQKLQEELMEVIFESLGLNPSYLHEDIAEGSQVMAVNCYPACPEPDLTLGLPPHTDYGMLSIILQNHQGLQIMDRDEKWHAVPVIEGALIVQLGDHMEVLSNGRYKSVLHRAAVNSEKKRISIASLHSLALGKKVRPAPDLVNEQHILSYNEGSFSDFLDFISQEDIIKGKYIDKLKIKS from the exons ATGGTTGGAAAAATGAGAGATAGCTCAGCTTCACCAAATGGTTCATTTACTAGTGCCATGACACTAAATGAAGAGAGGATAACCTATGTTCCCAGGCGTTACATTCTTCCCCCATCCTTACGCCCCGAGCGAACCCTGTGTGACACATGCTTGCCCGTTGTGGATCTATCCTTTCTGCAACACCCTCTTCTTCGGCCTCAGATAATCCAGCAAGTACACCTGGCTTGCAAGGAACTAGGTTTCTTCCAG GTAGTTAACCATGGAATCCCATTGTCAGTCATGAAAGATGCCATAGATGCTGCGAGCGAATTCTTCGATTTACCAACTGAAGAGAAAAAGCATCTCTTGTCTTCAAATGTTCATGAACCCATAAGATATGGTACTAGTCTAAATCATGTCAAAGACAAAGTACACTTTTGGAGAGACTTCCTCAAGCACTACGCTAATCCAATCTCAACTTGGATTGACCTGTGGCCATCAAATCCCACATGTTACAA GGAGAAAATGGGAAATTACACAAAGGCAGCGCAAAAGTTGCAAGAAGAACTCATGGAAGTGATATTTGAGAGCTTAGGACTAAACCCTAGTTACTTACATGAAGACATTGCAGAAGGCTCTCAGGTCATGGCCGTTAATTGCTATCCAGCATGTCCTGAGCCAGATCTTACACTGGGATTGCCACCACACACAGATTATGGTATGCTATCCATCATTCTTCAAAATCATCAGGGCTTGCAAATCATGGACCGAGATGAAAAGTGGCATGCAGTTCCAGTCATTGAAGGAGCTCTCATTGTTCAGCTGGGAGATCACATGGAAGTATTGAGCAATGGCAGATACAAAAGCGTTCTCCACCGAGCAGCAGTTAACTCAGAAAAAAAGCGCATTTCAATTGCCAGCCTTCATAGTCTAGCTTTAGGTAAAAAAGTTAGACCTGCACCAGACCTTGTCAATGAACAACATATCTTGTCCTACAATGAAGGAAGTTTCAGTGATTTCCTTGACTTCATTTCTCAAGAAGATATCATCAAAGGAAAGTACATAGACAAACTAAAAATAAAGTCATGA